The Sporomusa termitida genome has a window encoding:
- a CDS encoding TonB-dependent receptor plug domain-containing protein, which produces MKQKKTTLPVSWEKMVLGLLLTNIMLVPAGAAQAAPDEQAANFTLDSVVITAQRREATDLNTPASVTVITAKELQATGALTIADALDHTLGFNNMSFGPAGTEYGMSAGRTIIRGLDKGTLVLVNGAPANLLNYNSSTGIPLAAVERIEILKGAGSTLYGAEALAGVVNIITKKPGGSQQNTVGVTGGNYNKSWSASSEFGNSAIYIKREYIGAVDRTSRDKLTNAKNAAVLPFGLDKSTKDSFYFTTQLNDRLDFNWSYTDLQSNRPRFNVNGSRSLLYKYDDVRNNINLIYDNKDNNLKSVLAFNKRHSFADQYTYSNKTWKRSERYDMYGINWDSQKTWYMRDALDTFVAGVTLAREHYNGLASSTAVNKNNTLRNSLAVYGAYTSAVNPRLSTTLGLREQLIDDHAKSESVFLPQIQTLYKINDRTSWYTNIGKSFQMPAINQYFSKQGADFNRLKPQQGWNYETGLKKIIDASQSVKLAIYHLDIKDQFVWKKNDDLTDYMTNAGDFRNTGVEAEYVKIINDNWKYNVGFSYSNPENNESGAWVQCNSRIQTTAGVTHNKDKWLTNLNLLYLGDREESYYKINGAVSAVPDRIQLNAAVRYQPEADQTVTLNLYNILDRDNSLNKYENLDLPFSWGLSYNYTF; this is translated from the coding sequence ATGAAGCAAAAAAAAACGACACTGCCGGTGTCGTGGGAAAAAATGGTATTAGGTCTGCTGCTAACCAATATCATGTTGGTGCCGGCCGGGGCCGCGCAGGCGGCACCAGACGAACAAGCAGCAAACTTTACTTTGGACTCAGTGGTGATTACGGCGCAGCGGCGTGAAGCCACCGACCTGAATACGCCGGCATCGGTAACGGTAATTACTGCCAAAGAACTGCAAGCCACCGGTGCCCTTACGATTGCCGATGCCCTGGATCACACACTTGGTTTTAACAACATGTCTTTTGGACCGGCAGGCACTGAATATGGCATGTCTGCCGGCAGAACTATTATTCGCGGTCTTGATAAGGGGACCCTGGTTTTGGTCAACGGCGCGCCGGCCAACTTATTAAATTATAACAGCTCCACCGGGATTCCGCTGGCCGCAGTCGAGCGAATTGAGATCCTTAAAGGGGCGGGCTCTACGCTGTATGGGGCGGAAGCCCTGGCCGGTGTGGTCAATATTATTACCAAAAAACCGGGAGGCAGCCAGCAAAATACAGTGGGCGTGACCGGGGGCAACTATAATAAAAGCTGGTCTGCAAGCTCGGAATTCGGCAACAGCGCCATCTATATAAAACGCGAATATATCGGTGCTGTTGACAGGACATCAAGAGACAAGCTAACTAATGCCAAGAATGCCGCGGTTTTGCCCTTTGGCCTGGACAAAAGCACCAAGGACAGCTTTTATTTTACAACCCAGTTAAATGATAGACTCGACTTTAACTGGTCCTATACCGACTTGCAGTCCAACCGCCCGCGTTTTAATGTGAATGGTTCCCGCTCTCTATTGTATAAGTATGACGATGTGCGTAATAATATAAATCTGATTTATGATAATAAAGACAATAATCTTAAATCGGTTTTAGCATTTAATAAAAGGCATTCTTTTGCTGACCAATATACTTATTCAAACAAAACATGGAAGCGTAGTGAACGCTATGATATGTATGGTATAAACTGGGATAGCCAGAAAACCTGGTATATGCGCGATGCTCTTGATACATTTGTTGCCGGCGTAACCCTGGCGCGGGAGCACTATAACGGTCTGGCAAGCAGTACTGCGGTCAACAAGAATAATACCCTGCGCAACAGTCTGGCGGTCTATGGGGCCTACACCTCTGCAGTCAATCCCCGCCTTAGTACAACTCTGGGCCTGCGGGAGCAGTTGATTGATGATCATGCCAAATCAGAATCAGTCTTCTTACCGCAGATCCAGACCCTGTACAAAATCAATGACCGTACCTCCTGGTACACCAATATCGGCAAGTCTTTCCAAATGCCGGCGATCAACCAGTATTTTAGCAAACAGGGTGCTGATTTTAACAGATTAAAACCTCAGCAGGGCTGGAACTATGAAACAGGGCTGAAAAAGATCATTGATGCCAGTCAGTCTGTTAAGTTGGCCATTTACCATCTGGACATAAAAGATCAATTTGTCTGGAAAAAAAATGATGACCTTACCGACTACATGACTAACGCCGGCGATTTCCGCAATACCGGTGTGGAAGCGGAATATGTAAAAATTATTAATGACAACTGGAAATATAATGTCGGCTTCAGTTATTCTAACCCTGAGAACAATGAAAGTGGAGCCTGGGTGCAATGTAACAGCAGAATCCAGACCACTGCCGGCGTAACGCATAATAAGGATAAATGGCTGACCAACCTGAATTTATTATATTTAGGCGACCGGGAAGAAAGTTATTATAAAATCAACGGGGCTGTCAGTGCTGTCCCGGACCGCATCCAGTTGAACGCCGCCGTCCGGTATCAGCCGGAGGCGGATCAAACCGTTACCTTGAACCTTTATAATATTCTGGACCGTGATAACTCGCTGAATAAATATGAAAACCTGGACCTGCCTTTTAGCTGGGGGCTAAGCTATAATTACACTTTTTAA